In Manis pentadactyla isolate mManPen7 chromosome 18, mManPen7.hap1, whole genome shotgun sequence, the genomic window CCGCCGGCGCGGGCGGGGTTGCTGGGAgttgtccttccttccttcctttctttgaaATCAAAATCCTTTCCTCGGGGAGGAGCGCGGGCGGCGGCCCGGGCGGGCCCTGCTGTCAGCCACCCCGGGCTCGGCGGCGCACGTGGGCTTCAGGCGGCGCGACCCCGCCGGGCGGCACTGGCCCGCGACGGCGGCCGCCCGGGGCGCATCTCCCGCGGACGCTCTCGGCagcggcgcgggcggcggggcCGAGGGTGTGGCCGGGGCTGGCGCGGCCGCGCAGAGTCGGAGTCGGGCGGGAGGCTGCACGGATTGCGCGCAGCGGCTGCCCGCTCGCGCTCGGGCCCGCCCGCCACGCCCGGGCGTGCCGGCGCCGCGGCGGCCCCTTCCCGCCTCGCGGGCTCAGAGCGCGCGGCCCGGCGCCCAGGCGGCACGCCCTCCCGCCCCGCGCGCCCCGCGGCCCGCCGCCGGCCGTGGGCGCGAGTCCATCCCCGTCGCCGCCTTGCCTCGGGCCCGCGGCGGCTCAGCAGCTCCAAGCGCCCGGGCCCGGCGCATCGGCCGCCCCGCGCGCTGCGCGGCCGCCGGGCCGGCTCAGAAGGTCCCCGCGGCGCGGCCACCCGCCGGGGCCCCGGCTCCTGCCATGTTTGTCAACCTCCAACTTCCGAGCGAGCCGGGAAAACTGAAAGGAAGGGCGGCGGCCGCGGGCGGTGGGCACACGCCGCCGCCTCCCCGCGGGCCTGTCCTCGCCGCGCCCGCCGGTTCCACAAGCCCGGTCCCCGCCGCGCCCGCAGCCTCCGGAGGTCTTTTGTGTGGCGTCACCGCCGTTCGTTTAAATCCCGCTTCCTCCTCGCGccctgcccccgccccctccGCCGCTCCCGGATGCTTGCGCGATGCGCTGCTCCTCCCCCGGGAAGCTCGCGGCTCTGGGGCGCCGCGCCCTGCGCGCGCCGGGCCGGCCTGGGGGCCCGCGCCTCCGGGGGCCCGGAGGGGGCGGGCCGGGGGCTCCGCGCACTCCCGGGAGGCGGGGGCG contains:
- the LOC130681464 gene encoding collagen alpha-1(I) chain-like — its product is MPRGSPLPPPLPPPPRPSRLSWPGPRRPPRTIMPFTAVGGRRWAAAAGARQTRSGPEGQGTREALRGAGRGCGVRPLGGLAGSMNRARQTHGARSSAPGCQESPCRWAAVAFLVVLPSFLSLKSKSFPRGGARAAARAGPAVSHPGLGGARGLQAARPRRAALARDGGRPGRISRGRSRQRRGRRGRGCGRGWRGRAESESGGRLHGLRAAAARSRSGPPATPGRAGAAAAPSRLAGSERAARRPGGTPSRPARPAARRRPWARVHPRRRLASGPRRLSSSKRPGPAHRPPRALRGRRAGSEGPRGAATRRGPGSCHVCQPPTSERAGKTERKGGGRGRWAHAAASPRACPRRARRFHKPGPRRARSLRRSFVWRHRRSFKSRFLLAPCPRPLRRSRMLARCAAPPPGSSRLWGAAPCARRAGLGARASGGPEGAGRGLRALPGGGGAAAGGPDVSSAGPGAPRFLPAERPSPTVTCSPNGRDPKGDSIPRDCRGRAVLRDTHLRTSSPQPFVGADLCQGWLPRGRRAVLGTPGRAAARGAGSDACRRLPPS